In Comamonas sp. lk, the following proteins share a genomic window:
- a CDS encoding NAD+ synthase: MLRITLAQLNYMVGDIAGNILRMTEAAQQAAKAQADLLVFSELSLCGYYPGDMLDEPSFLQRLDEGLQQLLTATRQFPDLHWVVGAPTRSQGPGKPLHNSLLVLKDGAVRLRYDKQLLPTYNIFDERRHFEPGADTAKVLRVGNCQVGFLVCEDGWNDQGADYATNPFSRMGDAAPDMVVSINASPSHLGKREQRHEVFKQAAERHKLSILYVNQVGGQDQIVFDGASFVVEPGRGVVFEAKRFAEDLCTLELRDDGRFVQAGGQPLEAVPVQGLPTMEFYRQQIVLGLRDYARRCGFKQVVVGSSGGIDSALTLALAVDALGAENVVGITMPSRYSSAGSVDDSVELCRNLGIQLYEHPIKDLVDTYARQFEASFGEPLKGLALENLQARARGTTLMEFSNAFGHLLLTTGNKSEVSVGYCTLYGDTNGGLGLLGDLYKTEVFELSRHINAHAGRELIPQAIIDKPPSAELAPGQKDEDSLPPYAVLDEILKWQIEGHHLSSSEYEHAAQFVAQLKTQAGGPELIARVQKMVFRSEYKRRQAPPMLRVRPRAFGTGRQMPIAAHYE; this comes from the coding sequence ATGCTGCGCATCACCCTTGCCCAACTGAACTATATGGTGGGAGACATTGCCGGCAATATCCTGCGCATGACCGAGGCGGCCCAGCAGGCGGCCAAGGCGCAGGCGGATCTGCTGGTGTTCTCCGAGCTGTCGCTGTGCGGCTACTACCCCGGTGACATGCTCGATGAACCCAGCTTTTTGCAGCGGCTCGATGAGGGGTTGCAGCAGCTGCTGACGGCCACGCGCCAGTTTCCCGATCTGCACTGGGTGGTAGGTGCACCTACTCGCTCGCAAGGGCCGGGCAAGCCGCTGCACAACAGCCTGCTGGTCTTGAAGGATGGCGCAGTGCGCCTGCGCTACGACAAGCAGCTGCTGCCAACCTACAACATCTTTGACGAACGCCGCCACTTCGAGCCCGGTGCCGATACGGCCAAGGTGCTGCGAGTGGGCAACTGCCAGGTGGGCTTTCTGGTCTGTGAAGACGGCTGGAACGACCAGGGCGCGGACTACGCCACCAATCCTTTTTCGCGCATGGGCGATGCTGCACCCGACATGGTGGTCAGCATCAACGCCAGCCCCAGCCATCTGGGCAAGCGCGAGCAGCGCCATGAGGTGTTCAAGCAGGCGGCCGAGCGTCACAAGCTTTCCATCCTGTACGTGAACCAGGTGGGCGGGCAGGATCAGATCGTCTTCGACGGCGCCTCGTTTGTGGTGGAGCCCGGGCGTGGCGTGGTGTTCGAGGCCAAGCGCTTTGCCGAGGACCTGTGCACGCTGGAGCTGCGTGACGACGGCCGCTTTGTGCAGGCCGGCGGCCAGCCATTGGAGGCCGTGCCCGTGCAGGGTCTGCCCACCATGGAGTTCTACCGCCAGCAAATCGTGCTGGGCCTGCGCGATTACGCGCGTCGCTGCGGCTTCAAGCAGGTGGTGGTGGGCAGCTCGGGCGGTATTGATTCCGCACTCACGCTGGCGCTGGCCGTCGATGCGCTGGGGGCTGAGAACGTGGTGGGCATCACCATGCCGTCGCGCTATTCCTCGGCGGGTTCGGTCGATGACTCGGTGGAGCTGTGCCGCAATCTGGGCATCCAACTTTATGAACATCCGATCAAGGATCTGGTCGATACCTATGCGCGCCAGTTCGAGGCCAGTTTTGGCGAGCCGCTCAAGGGGCTGGCGCTGGAGAATTTGCAGGCGCGTGCGCGCGGCACTACGCTGATGGAGTTTTCCAACGCCTTTGGCCATTTGCTGCTGACCACGGGCAACAAATCCGAAGTCTCGGTGGGCTATTGCACGCTGTACGGCGACACCAATGGTGGACTGGGTTTGCTGGGCGATCTGTACAAGACCGAGGTGTTCGAGCTGTCGCGCCATATCAATGCGCATGCCGGACGCGAGCTGATTCCGCAGGCCATCATTGACAAGCCACCATCGGCCGAACTGGCGCCGGGACAGAAAGACGAGGACAGCTTGCCGCCTTATGCGGTGCTGGATGAAATCCTCAAGTGGCAGATAGAGGGTCATCACCTGTCCAGCAGCGAATATGAACATGCTGCGCAATTTGTGGCTCAGCTCAAAACTCAGGCCGGCGGCCCTGAACTGATTGCACGCGTGCAAAAGATGGTGTTTCGCAGCGAATACAAGCGCCGCCAGGCTCCGCCCATGCTGCGTGTGCGGCCGAGGGCATTTGGTACGGGCCGGCAAATGCCAATTGCTGCACACTACGAATAA
- a CDS encoding alpha/beta fold hydrolase, with protein sequence MVSTCMHELPQGIQLECRVSGQPGQPLLLFLHGFPEGNFIWDELLIHFGQHYRCVAPNLRGYGRSSQPAEVGDYRAKLLVDDLAALIALESPGQPAACVLAHDWGGALAWGLANRHPDLMQRLMILNAPHPGAFLRELQSNPVQQAASQYMHFLRRPDAPERLAENNWARMLGFFAKADGQLPPWLTEAKQQQYRDHWNLGVHGACLFYAASPLAPPKPGASADDLHDIRGISLPAEMLSISVPTRVLWGESDPALQPSLLEGLQAWVPQLQVQKLPGVSHWVVHEAAEAVRASLAEFLQENLKK encoded by the coding sequence ATGGTGAGCACCTGCATGCACGAGCTGCCCCAGGGCATTCAGTTAGAGTGCCGCGTCAGCGGTCAACCAGGGCAGCCGCTGCTGCTGTTTCTGCACGGCTTCCCCGAAGGCAATTTCATCTGGGATGAATTGCTGATCCACTTTGGCCAGCACTATCGCTGCGTGGCGCCCAATCTGCGCGGCTACGGCCGCTCCAGCCAGCCTGCCGAGGTGGGCGACTATCGCGCCAAGTTGCTGGTCGATGATCTGGCAGCGCTGATTGCGCTGGAAAGTCCGGGTCAGCCGGCGGCTTGCGTACTCGCCCATGACTGGGGCGGTGCGCTGGCCTGGGGACTGGCCAATCGGCATCCCGATCTGATGCAGCGCTTGATGATTCTCAACGCGCCCCATCCTGGCGCGTTCTTGCGTGAATTGCAGTCCAATCCCGTTCAGCAGGCGGCCAGTCAGTACATGCACTTTCTGCGCAGACCCGATGCCCCCGAGCGTCTGGCCGAGAACAACTGGGCGCGCATGTTGGGCTTTTTTGCCAAGGCCGATGGCCAGCTGCCGCCCTGGCTGACCGAGGCCAAACAACAGCAGTATCGTGATCACTGGAATCTGGGCGTGCACGGCGCCTGTCTGTTTTATGCGGCCAGCCCGCTGGCGCCGCCAAAGCCCGGCGCATCTGCCGATGATTTACACGATATTCGCGGCATCAGCTTGCCTGCGGAGATGCTGAGTATTTCCGTGCCCACGCGCGTGCTTTGGGGAGAGAGCGACCCGGCGTTGCAGCCGTCCTTGCTTGAGGGATTGCAGGCCTGGGTTCCTCAGTTGCAGGTGCAAAAACTGCCGGGAGTCAGCCACTGGGTGGTGCATGAGGCGGCCGAAGCGGTGCGTGCCAGCCTGGCAGAGTTTCTGCAAGAAAATTTGAAAAAGTGA
- the pncB gene encoding nicotinate phosphoribosyltransferase — MTPIITSLLDTDLYKFTMWQAMLHRHPQTEAEYEFVCRTPTAFPLAELLPEVNRELDALCSLRFASDELAYLAGLRFMKSDFIDFLRIFQFQRAFISAWAEGDRLHIVARGPQVHVMGFEIYVLAIVNELYFRRFDADSAIVEGRKRLAHKLDQLKHLAVEAKLHNPFELFDFGVRRRFSGPWQREVVQAFATETAQWFKGTSNVLLARDLNIVPIGTMAHEYMQSYQALGVRLRDFQIAALEDWVQEYRGDLGIALTDTVGMNAFLADFDMYFAKLFDGLRHDSGDPFEWGEKALAHYAKLRIDPQNKRLVFSDGLDLDMALALYHRFADRIQCGFGIGTRLTNDMGLTTINIVMKLTHANGQPVAKISDSPGKTLCTDETYLAYLRQVFSIADPVPLPAVALKLAASGVF; from the coding sequence ATGACACCCATCATCACCAGCCTGCTGGATACGGACCTGTATAAGTTCACCATGTGGCAGGCCATGCTGCACCGCCACCCTCAGACCGAGGCCGAGTACGAATTCGTCTGCCGCACGCCCACGGCATTTCCTTTGGCCGAGTTGCTGCCCGAGGTGAATCGCGAACTGGATGCCTTGTGCTCGCTGCGTTTTGCATCCGATGAATTGGCCTATCTGGCGGGCCTGCGCTTCATGAAGAGCGATTTCATCGATTTTTTGCGGATCTTCCAGTTCCAGCGCGCCTTCATCAGTGCCTGGGCCGAGGGCGACAGGCTGCACATCGTGGCGCGCGGCCCGCAAGTGCATGTGATGGGTTTCGAGATCTATGTGCTGGCCATCGTCAACGAACTGTATTTCCGTCGTTTCGATGCCGATTCCGCCATCGTCGAAGGCCGCAAGCGCCTGGCACACAAGCTCGATCAGCTCAAACACCTGGCGGTGGAAGCCAAGCTGCACAACCCTTTCGAGTTGTTTGACTTCGGCGTGCGCCGGCGTTTCTCTGGCCCATGGCAGCGCGAGGTTGTGCAGGCTTTTGCCACCGAGACGGCGCAATGGTTCAAAGGCACTTCCAATGTGCTGCTGGCACGCGATCTCAACATCGTGCCGATTGGCACCATGGCCCATGAGTACATGCAAAGTTATCAGGCGCTGGGCGTGCGCCTGCGCGATTTCCAGATTGCGGCGCTGGAAGACTGGGTGCAGGAATACCGGGGCGATCTGGGCATCGCCCTGACCGATACCGTGGGCATGAATGCTTTTCTGGCCGATTTCGACATGTACTTCGCCAAGCTGTTCGACGGGCTGCGCCACGACTCGGGCGATCCCTTCGAGTGGGGTGAAAAAGCGCTGGCCCACTACGCCAAGTTGCGCATAGACCCGCAGAACAAGCGCCTAGTGTTCTCGGACGGACTGGATCTGGACATGGCCCTGGCCCTGTACCACCGCTTTGCCGATCGCATCCAGTGCGGCTTTGGCATAGGCACGCGCCTGACCAATGACATGGGCCTGACCACCATCAACATCGTGATGAAGCTCACCCATGCCAACGGCCAGCCCGTGGCCAAGATTTCGGACTCGCCGGGCAAGACGCTGTGCACTGACGAAACTTATCTGGCCTATCTGCGTCAGGTCTTCAGCATTGCCGACCCGGTACCCCTACCTGCGGTTGCGCTCAAGCTGGCCGCCAGCGGCGTCTTTTAA
- a CDS encoding GNAT family N-acetyltransferase, translated as MSALKIRPAAEQDIDLILQFVRELAIYEKAEHEVLATPDHVRNTLFGANPAVFGLICEVDAKAIGFAVYFFNYSTWQGRHGLYLEDLYVTPDARGHGAGKALLQHLAQIAVDKDCGRFEWSVLDWNTPSIEFYDSLGALPQNEWIRYRMTGDALQALAAGAQKLPA; from the coding sequence ATGAGTGCTTTGAAGATTCGCCCCGCCGCCGAGCAGGACATAGACCTCATCCTGCAGTTTGTGCGGGAGCTGGCCATTTACGAAAAAGCCGAGCATGAGGTGCTGGCGACGCCCGACCATGTGCGCAATACCCTGTTTGGCGCGAACCCTGCCGTCTTTGGCCTGATCTGCGAGGTGGATGCCAAGGCGATTGGCTTTGCCGTGTACTTCTTCAACTACTCGACCTGGCAGGGGCGCCATGGCCTGTATCTGGAAGACCTGTATGTCACGCCGGACGCCCGCGGCCATGGGGCCGGCAAGGCGCTGCTGCAACATCTGGCGCAGATTGCCGTGGACAAGGATTGCGGTCGCTTTGAGTGGAGCGTGTTGGACTGGAATACGCCGTCCATCGAGTTCTACGACAGCCTGGGTGCATTGCCGCAGAACGAGTGGATACGCTATCGCATGACAGGTGACGCGCTGCAGGCCCTGGCCGCTGGCGCACAGAAGCTGCCGGCCTGA
- a CDS encoding H-NS histone family protein, with amino-acid sequence MPSYQELIAQKNELDKRIEQARNSESKEALATIKQLIDTFGFTAQQVFPWKPEEKKKVQAKYYDPESGAVWTGRGKAPKWIDGKDRSEYEIQAMA; translated from the coding sequence ATGCCAAGCTATCAAGAGCTGATTGCTCAAAAGAACGAACTGGACAAGCGCATCGAGCAGGCGCGCAACAGCGAATCCAAAGAAGCCCTGGCCACGATCAAGCAACTGATCGACACCTTTGGTTTCACGGCTCAGCAGGTATTTCCCTGGAAGCCTGAGGAAAAGAAAAAGGTTCAGGCCAAGTACTACGACCCTGAAAGCGGTGCCGTCTGGACAGGTCGCGGCAAGGCGCCCAAGTGGATAGACGGCAAGGACCGCAGCGAGTACGAAATCCAGGCTATGGCTTGA
- a CDS encoding bifunctional nicotinamide-nucleotide adenylyltransferase/Nudix hydroxylase, producing MPQASSHISSKRVLSAAPETLPISLPLHTAVLIGRFQPLHNGHMALLHAALERARQVVVVLGSAWQAPSPKNPFSWQERAQMLCASLSKEQADRVHCVPVRDYYNEPLWVHAVRDAVGALVPEGASVALVGHFKDASSSYLARFPGWELISLPRLGQFDATPLREIYLGEGGSSPQTMDAALAKLADQIPESTLAFLRRWAHTPLYARMQKEWQMLQAYKEAWSKAPYAPVFVTVDALLRCHARGQDQVLLIQRGHAPGLGLWALPGGFLEQRDSLWQSCVRELREETCATVSEADLLAALQAVQVFDHPDRSLRGRTITHVHYLDLGMQPSLPPVQGADDAAQARWVPVADLAQMEGEFFEDHFQILCQFLPITLANTDSPAQRVA from the coding sequence ATGCCTCAAGCCAGTTCTCACATTTCCAGCAAGCGCGTTCTCTCGGCTGCTCCCGAGACATTGCCCATCTCGCTGCCGCTGCACACCGCCGTGCTGATTGGTCGCTTTCAGCCTCTGCACAACGGCCATATGGCGCTGCTGCATGCGGCGCTCGAGCGCGCGCGCCAGGTGGTGGTAGTGTTGGGCAGTGCCTGGCAGGCCCCCAGCCCCAAGAACCCTTTCAGTTGGCAGGAGCGCGCGCAGATGCTGTGTGCTTCGCTATCCAAAGAGCAGGCCGATCGCGTGCACTGCGTGCCCGTGCGTGACTATTACAACGAGCCACTATGGGTGCATGCCGTGCGTGATGCGGTGGGGGCGCTGGTGCCCGAAGGCGCCAGCGTGGCGCTGGTGGGTCACTTCAAGGATGCCAGCAGCAGTTATCTGGCCCGCTTTCCGGGCTGGGAGCTGATCAGCCTGCCTCGCCTGGGTCAGTTTGATGCCACGCCGCTGCGTGAGATTTATCTGGGTGAAGGCGGTTCGTCGCCTCAGACCATGGACGCGGCCCTGGCCAAGCTTGCTGACCAGATACCCGAAAGCACGCTGGCCTTTTTGCGCCGCTGGGCCCACACGCCGCTGTATGCACGCATGCAAAAAGAGTGGCAGATGTTGCAGGCCTATAAAGAGGCTTGGTCCAAGGCGCCTTATGCGCCGGTGTTTGTGACCGTGGACGCCTTGCTGCGCTGCCATGCCAGGGGCCAGGATCAGGTGCTGCTGATTCAGCGCGGCCATGCGCCCGGCCTGGGTCTCTGGGCGCTGCCCGGCGGTTTTCTGGAGCAGCGCGACAGCCTCTGGCAATCCTGCGTGCGCGAGCTGCGTGAGGAAACCTGTGCCACCGTGAGCGAAGCTGACCTGCTGGCCGCGCTGCAAGCCGTGCAAGTGTTTGACCATCCTGATCGCAGCCTGCGCGGGCGTACCATCACCCATGTGCACTACCTGGACCTGGGCATGCAGCCCAGCCTGCCGCCGGTGCAGGGTGCGGATGACGCCGCCCAGGCCCGCTGGGTGCCGGTGGCCGATCTGGCCCAGATGGAGGGCGAGTTCTTCGAGGACCACTTCCAGATCCTGTGCCAGTTTCTGCCCATCACGCTGGCGAACACGGATTCTCCGGCCCAACGGGTGGCCTGA
- a CDS encoding DUF1328 family protein: MLKWAIIFAVISLVAGVFGFTGVAAGAAGIAKIFFFIFIAIAVIFVVLALLGIGAVS; this comes from the coding sequence ATGCTCAAGTGGGCCATTATTTTTGCCGTCATCTCGCTGGTCGCAGGGGTGTTCGGCTTTACCGGTGTGGCTGCGGGCGCTGCAGGAATTGCCAAGATATTTTTCTTTATCTTCATCGCCATTGCCGTCATTTTTGTGGTGCTGGCCCTGCTGGGGATTGGCGCCGTCAGCTAA
- a CDS encoding cysteine hydrolase, whose amino-acid sequence MTRNSRPLAQLLIIDPQNDFCDLPRQWWPLSPLDGLVTAPALPVPGAHADMQRLALWMAAQGQSLEQITVTLDSHQAYDIAHPAFWQQADGGAVAPFTQITAAQLRAGEYAPRDAQQLQPSLQYLDALEAQGRYKLMVWPMHCEIGSWGHGVHADVLAACRQWQEQQHRAVRTVFKGMNPWTEHYSAIRAEVPDVQDPATNVNEGLLACLRASELVVIAGEASSHCVRATTEHLVEHWQGDLSCLVLLTDCMSPVSGFEQAHADFVQRMRASGVRCETSASFNI is encoded by the coding sequence ATGACACGCAACTCCAGACCGCTCGCGCAGCTGCTCATCATTGACCCGCAAAACGACTTTTGTGATCTGCCCAGGCAATGGTGGCCGTTGTCGCCCCTCGATGGTTTAGTGACCGCGCCGGCGCTGCCCGTGCCGGGAGCCCACGCCGACATGCAGCGGCTGGCGCTGTGGATGGCTGCCCAGGGACAGAGCCTGGAGCAGATCACCGTTACCCTGGACTCTCACCAGGCCTATGACATTGCCCATCCGGCGTTCTGGCAACAGGCCGATGGCGGGGCGGTGGCACCCTTTACCCAGATCACGGCGGCACAGCTGCGCGCCGGCGAATATGCGCCGCGTGATGCGCAGCAGCTGCAGCCCAGCTTGCAGTACCTGGATGCGCTGGAGGCCCAAGGGCGTTACAAGCTCATGGTCTGGCCCATGCACTGCGAGATCGGCAGCTGGGGTCATGGCGTGCATGCCGATGTACTGGCCGCCTGCCGCCAGTGGCAGGAGCAGCAGCACCGGGCGGTGCGCACGGTGTTCAAGGGCATGAATCCCTGGACGGAACACTACAGCGCCATCCGCGCCGAGGTGCCGGATGTGCAAGACCCCGCAACCAATGTGAATGAGGGCTTGCTGGCCTGTTTGCGCGCCAGCGAGCTGGTGGTGATTGCCGGCGAGGCCAGCAGCCACTGCGTGCGTGCCACCACCGAGCATCTGGTGGAACACTGGCAGGGTGATTTGTCGTGCCTGGTGCTGCTGACCGACTGCATGAGCCCGGTCAGCGGCTTTGAGCAAGCCCATGCGGACTTTGTGCAGCGCATGCGTGCCAGCGGAGTACGCTGCGAAACCAGCGCCAGCTTCAATATATGA
- a CDS encoding NUDIX domain-containing protein has translation MNQSPESRMSPIVSVDVVLLTLVEQVLHAVLLRRAQAPFAGVWALPGGYIHTDEDADAQASAARVLREKVGITGAYLEQLASFTGPARDPRGWSVAIAYCALLPVQQLPAEHADISVIPVTALPQLPFDHRAIVDAALERVRNKSLYSSLPVHLCGESFTLPQLQQVYESILGEPLNKVSFRRKMDEMELLQAVPGAMHSGGAHRPAQLYRVKPAFRQTLALAPRGL, from the coding sequence ATGAATCAAAGCCCCGAATCCCGGATGTCACCCATCGTCAGCGTGGACGTGGTGCTGCTCACTCTGGTAGAGCAGGTGCTGCACGCCGTGCTGCTGCGCCGTGCCCAAGCACCGTTCGCCGGAGTCTGGGCCTTGCCGGGCGGCTATATCCATACCGATGAAGACGCCGATGCACAGGCCAGCGCGGCCCGCGTGCTGCGCGAGAAAGTCGGTATCACAGGCGCCTATCTGGAGCAGCTGGCCAGCTTTACCGGACCGGCCCGCGACCCCCGCGGCTGGTCGGTGGCCATTGCCTATTGCGCGCTGCTGCCGGTGCAGCAATTGCCCGCTGAGCACGCGGATATCAGCGTCATCCCCGTCACCGCCCTACCCCAGCTGCCGTTTGATCACCGCGCCATCGTGGATGCGGCACTGGAGCGCGTGCGCAACAAAAGCCTTTATTCCTCATTACCCGTGCATCTGTGCGGCGAGAGCTTTACCCTGCCCCAGTTGCAGCAGGTGTACGAAAGCATTCTGGGCGAGCCCCTCAACAAGGTCAGTTTCAGGCGCAAGATGGATGAAATGGAGCTGCTGCAAGCCGTGCCCGGCGCCATGCACAGCGGCGGCGCCCACAGGCCGGCGCAGCTGTACCGCGTCAAACCGGCGTTTCGCCAGACGCTGGCCCTCGCTCCGCGTGGGCTGTAA
- the metK gene encoding methionine adenosyltransferase codes for MASDFLFTSESVSEGHPDKVADQISDAILDAIFTQDPHSRVAAETLTNTGLVVLAGEITTGANVDYIQVARDTIKRIGYDNTDYGIDYKGCAVLVAYDKQSQDIAQGVDKASDDELNTGAGDQGLMFGYACDETPELMPAPIYYAHRLMERQAQLRKDGRLPFLRPDAKSQVTLRYVDGKPHSIDTVVLSTQHSPDQSETATKMKASFTEAIIEEIIKPVLPSEWLQDTKYLINPTGRFVVGGPQGDCGLTGRKIIVDTYGGACPHGGGAFSGKDPTKVDRSAAYAARYVAKNVVAAGLARQCQVQVAYAIGVARPMNITVYTEGTGVIPDSEIAKLVAAQFDLRPKGIIQMLDLLRPIYSKTAAYGHFGREEPEFTWERTDKAAELRAAAGLKG; via the coding sequence ATGGCGAGCGATTTTCTGTTCACCTCGGAATCGGTTTCTGAAGGTCACCCCGACAAGGTGGCTGACCAGATCTCTGACGCGATTCTGGACGCTATTTTCACCCAAGACCCGCATTCCCGCGTGGCGGCCGAGACACTGACCAACACCGGTCTGGTGGTATTGGCTGGCGAGATCACCACCGGTGCCAACGTGGATTACATCCAGGTGGCCCGCGACACCATCAAGCGCATTGGCTACGACAACACCGATTACGGCATCGACTACAAGGGTTGTGCCGTGCTCGTGGCTTATGACAAGCAAAGCCAGGACATTGCCCAGGGCGTGGACAAGGCCAGCGATGACGAGCTGAACACCGGCGCTGGCGATCAGGGCCTGATGTTTGGTTACGCCTGCGATGAGACGCCGGAGCTGATGCCCGCGCCCATCTACTACGCCCATCGTCTGATGGAGCGTCAGGCACAGTTGCGCAAGGACGGCCGTCTGCCTTTCCTGCGCCCCGATGCCAAGAGCCAGGTGACTCTGCGCTATGTGGACGGCAAGCCCCACAGCATCGACACCGTGGTGTTGTCCACCCAGCACAGCCCCGACCAGTCGGAGACAGCTACCAAGATGAAGGCCTCGTTCACCGAAGCCATCATTGAGGAAATCATCAAGCCCGTGCTGCCCAGCGAGTGGCTGCAGGACACCAAGTACCTGATCAACCCCACCGGCCGCTTTGTGGTCGGTGGCCCGCAAGGCGACTGTGGCCTGACTGGCCGCAAGATCATTGTGGACACCTATGGTGGCGCTTGCCCCCATGGCGGCGGTGCTTTCTCCGGCAAAGATCCAACCAAGGTGGATCGCTCGGCAGCTTACGCCGCCCGCTATGTGGCCAAGAACGTGGTGGCCGCCGGTCTGGCGCGCCAGTGCCAGGTGCAGGTGGCTTATGCGATTGGCGTGGCTCGTCCCATGAACATCACCGTGTACACCGAAGGTACTGGCGTGATTCCTGACAGCGAGATCGCCAAGCTGGTGGCTGCGCAATTTGACCTGCGCCCCAAGGGCATCATCCAGATGCTGGACCTGCTGCGTCCTATCTACAGCAAGACCGCCGCCTATGGTCACTTTGGTCGCGAAGAGCCCGAGTTCACCTGGGAACGCACCGACAAGGCTGCCGAATTGCGCGCTGCCGCTGGCCTCAAGGGCTGA
- a CDS encoding lipid A biosynthesis acyltransferase, with protein sequence MSASKIAIGCMHVLAKLPLPVLRGLGKCIGRVLYVVAGQRRRVALRNLELCFPEVPEAQRKAWAKETFEVFCQTFLDRSWLWFGSEALVRSRVKLVGATHELEGDQSTIVFAPHFYSMDAGGLALPLNTEREFTSIYATNPDPALDDWFMAGRQRFGRVKMLNRADGVKPIIQCLRKGGLLYLLPDMDYGKNDSEFVPFFAVQNTATIPSLSRFARLGKSKVVALYNRMTPEGYVAELTPAWENFPTDDHVADTARMNRELEAAIRTMVPQYYWVHKRFKTRPDGEESLYKK encoded by the coding sequence ATGAGCGCCAGCAAGATCGCCATAGGCTGCATGCATGTGCTGGCCAAGCTTCCCCTGCCCGTGTTGCGCGGCCTGGGCAAGTGCATTGGCCGGGTCCTCTATGTGGTGGCCGGTCAGCGCCGCCGCGTTGCACTGCGCAATCTGGAGCTGTGTTTCCCCGAAGTCCCTGAAGCCCAGCGCAAAGCCTGGGCCAAGGAGACTTTTGAAGTCTTTTGCCAGACTTTTCTCGACAGAAGCTGGCTTTGGTTCGGCTCCGAAGCGCTGGTGCGCAGCCGCGTCAAGCTGGTGGGCGCCACGCATGAGCTGGAAGGCGATCAATCCACCATTGTTTTCGCGCCCCACTTCTACAGCATGGATGCCGGCGGCCTGGCCCTGCCGCTGAACACCGAGCGCGAGTTCACCTCGATTTACGCCACCAACCCCGACCCGGCACTGGATGACTGGTTCATGGCCGGCCGCCAGCGCTTTGGCCGCGTGAAGATGCTCAACCGCGCCGATGGGGTCAAGCCCATCATTCAGTGTCTGCGCAAGGGCGGCCTTCTGTATTTGCTGCCCGATATGGATTACGGCAAGAACGACTCGGAGTTCGTGCCCTTTTTTGCGGTGCAGAACACGGCCACCATCCCGTCGCTATCGCGCTTTGCGCGTCTGGGCAAGTCCAAGGTGGTCGCTCTGTACAACCGCATGACGCCCGAAGGCTATGTGGCGGAGTTGACCCCCGCCTGGGAGAACTTTCCCACCGACGATCATGTGGCCGACACCGCCCGCATGAACCGCGAACTGGAAGCCGCGATACGCACCATGGTGCCGCAGTATTACTGGGTGCACAAACGCTTCAAGACCCGTCCCGACGGCGAAGAGTCACTGTACAAAAAATAG
- a CDS encoding lysophospholipid acyltransferase family protein, with translation MPSLFRLFAALPLWLLHGVGAAMGWLTWALSPTYRRRFAANAAQAGYGFAQVRAAVGHAGRMVFEMPRIWLGQLPECRIVNGESAEKAYAQGKGIVFLTPHLGCFEMSVQAAARRWSAQHGDITVLYRPARQGWLAEILETARNRPGVQAVPTNLSGVRQMIKALRKGEAVGLLPDQVPPEGQGIWSPFFGRDAYTMTLAARLVLQTGAAVVVARCERLSWGRGYALYLEELPVPASQSLEATVQQINAAMEATIRQCPQQYLWGYGRYKQPRTENMNPSQEHKA, from the coding sequence ATGCCTTCCCTGTTTCGACTGTTTGCAGCACTGCCTTTGTGGCTATTGCATGGCGTGGGCGCAGCCATGGGTTGGCTGACCTGGGCGCTATCTCCTACCTATCGGCGGCGATTTGCAGCCAATGCGGCCCAGGCGGGTTATGGCTTCGCCCAGGTGCGCGCCGCCGTGGGCCATGCCGGCCGCATGGTGTTCGAGATGCCGCGCATCTGGCTGGGCCAGCTGCCTGAATGCCGCATCGTCAACGGAGAAAGTGCCGAGAAGGCCTATGCACAGGGCAAGGGCATTGTGTTTCTCACCCCGCATCTGGGCTGCTTTGAAATGTCGGTGCAGGCCGCAGCACGCCGCTGGTCGGCTCAGCATGGCGACATCACCGTGCTCTACCGCCCGGCACGCCAGGGCTGGCTGGCAGAAATTCTGGAAACCGCCCGCAACCGCCCCGGCGTGCAGGCCGTTCCCACCAATCTGTCGGGCGTACGCCAGATGATCAAGGCCTTGCGCAAAGGCGAGGCCGTGGGCCTGCTGCCGGATCAGGTTCCTCCCGAAGGGCAAGGCATCTGGTCGCCATTTTTCGGCCGCGATGCCTATACCATGACGCTGGCAGCCCGCCTGGTGCTGCAAACCGGCGCGGCCGTCGTCGTAGCCCGGTGCGAGCGCCTGTCCTGGGGGCGAGGCTATGCGCTGTATCTGGAGGAATTGCCCGTGCCTGCATCTCAAAGCCTGGAAGCCACCGTGCAGCAAATCAATGCTGCCATGGAAGCTACCATCCGCCAATGCCCTCAGCAGTATCTCTGGGGCTATGGCCGCTACAAACAGCCACGCACTGAAAACATGAACCCCTCTCAGGAACACAAGGCATGA